CTGAAGGGCAGAATACAGCTGgacaaaaattacaatttaaaaaatcttcgacaaattttttttatatgtatatataaattaatatAAGGTTTAAGTTGATTAATTACATGTACCTTGAATCTTTAATAAACCAATAATACCTTTCAAACAGGTTTAGCTTTGTCAAACACAGAAAAAAACGATTTTGTGTAACAGATTATTGAAAGGTAACAAACATACAGTTTGTTTCATTGTCAAATATTGGATTTGCAGAAAATTATTTACGCCTCGATAGCATTTCAACCTTACCaagattattttatttaaacaacaCAATGTTGATTGCCATAAGTTAGACTTTAGTTCTAAACATGCTAGCTAGTCTCGAAATCAACGAAAAGTAAAGCAATGCTTATCACAAAGGCTTGTCAAATCTGTTTTAACCTACACCAAACAAAAGGTAAAGGCATTTGTTTCCCTACACAAAATGTAAATTATATACTCAATATTCTTGTTTACTGAAGCGTGAAACCAGTCTCGCGCAACATTTAAACTACAGTAGAGTGACCTTCAATCAGGTGGTTGTGCACGCGCCGTACGTTAGTTCTGTAACTGCTCATAAGCAGATAGTAATTTTGCATTGCATCATTTTCGCTACTTCAAGTAAGATTAGGTTTGTTCCTGTTTTAGTAATGTGTCAATGAAGTCATAAATGTTATCAATCTAAAGATTTCTTCTTGTTTAGGCCATATCCTATAGTATGAAATTGATGTACCTGTGGTATGATATCTGTTGGAATAAAACTCTGTGTTGACTAAAAGCGTATGGTCAAGTGTTTGGCTGTAGCATAGTTAGTTTTGCGAGTCTCTCAAAGCATACTTTTTAACAAagaaacgttttgcaaaatatttaatgtcaCTTCGATTTTGATCAACAGttcagaaatatttctttagttaaaacatttgttttttattttgctttgaataTTTTCACTCATTTGGTATGGAAGTAAGGTATGATTACCAAATAAGGGAAGGATCAAGTTCCAGCGAAGACGACAGTAAAGAAGAGCAACAAGTTGTCGACAGTGATTTTAGtataacatgtttttattttattagtaTATGTTGTAAAAAAtcgaaaactttcaaattttgtttaattgtgtTTTGCAGTTGAAGATGTATACGAGATTTCGCACGGTGTATTTTATATGGGGTTTATATGTTTACTCATGTGGAGTCTTATACAATTGGTGTACCAGCCAACATGTAAGGTGTGTATGAAGTATAATAAGAGACACTTTGTCAttgacaacagcaaattttactttaatgaAAGATACTAAATGgtgttaaacaaaatataccaTTAACA
The Clavelina lepadiformis chromosome 4, kaClaLepa1.1, whole genome shotgun sequence DNA segment above includes these coding regions:
- the LOC143452615 gene encoding uncharacterized protein LOC143452615 isoform X1 codes for the protein MEVRYDYQIREGSSSSEDDSKEEQQLKMYTRFRTVYFIWGLYVYSCGVLYNWCTSQHVRKIFLKTQLPRKLTGTLKIFLISLSDIPRRLVDENRTIAFYEDFNKLTCFVNIS
- the LOC143452615 gene encoding uncharacterized protein LOC143452615 isoform X3, producing MEVRYDYQIREGSSSSEDDSKEEQQVVDIEDVYEISHGVFYMGFICLLMWSLIQLVYQPTCKENLFENPTTTKAHGDIEGDQLYILDFFDITI
- the LOC143452615 gene encoding uncharacterized protein LOC143452615 isoform X4 gives rise to the protein MEVRYDYQIREGSSSSEDDSKEEQQVVDSDFIEDVYEISHGVFYMGFICLLMWSLIQLVYQPTCKENLFENPTTTKAHGDIEDFFDITI
- the LOC143452615 gene encoding uncharacterized protein LOC143452615 isoform X5, translating into MEVRYDYQIREGSSSSEDDSKEEQQLKMYTRFRTVYFIWGLYVYSCGVLYNWCTSQHVRKIFLKTQLPRKLTGTLKGTSFTF
- the LOC143452615 gene encoding uncharacterized protein LOC143452615 isoform X2; its protein translation is MEVRYDYQIREGSSSSEDDSKEEQQVVDSDFIEDVYEISHGVFYMGFICLLMWSLIQLVYQPTCKENLFENPTTTKAHGDIEGDQLYILDFFDITI